gggcccacatgaatagtgctaagaactactcccttcgttcctgatcttttgttgtttaaggttatgcacattgtttaagagtgcaatcatcAATATATTTGTTGATATAAACACCCCTATTTAATGTTGAAAAAAAGTGAAGAGAGAGACTAATAGTCATTGGTTAAGAAACTTgctatgattttgattggtgaagaTAAGAGGTGGTATGTGAGAGGTgtagtattaaatgagggtatatatgaaataaattgagaaaaaaatgcattgggtgtgtaaaacaacaaaagttttggaatttaggccaaaagttaaaaggctttggcttaaatatgttggaggcccctataaaataggggtcctttggtttaagcccctacaaaattttttcttgggaataagcccctaatgagaaaataatatatagtgataagcacctgccgtcaacttccgttaaaaaatatatgagtcagcaaacggagctgacgtggacctttgccacctcatcaagtgggcccacaagctgctgacgtggaaatgagaagagaaatatgaaaatgtcaaatgtgggatttgaacccaagacCTAGAGCATAATGGGCAACATCCTTCCCACTAGGCTACAAGTTGCATCAATAATACAAGTgctaaatttaatatatatctcatttaaactgacaattttttttaaaaacaccaTAATCAGGACTCGAACACCATACATGGAGGATCATACTCAAAGTCCTTACAATTGAGCCACTGACTCATTTTGTTATTCATGCGCacaacaaaatatatatatatatatatatatatatatatatatatattatattatgtaaaaaaaaagaacaagaattCAACCCCActtaaatcataaaaaactattattttgttctttcaGTATATATACTCATTAGTACTTAAAAAAAGTGAATATATGAACTCTAATAAATTTGCAAGATTTAACTTTTTTACGTTTTAAAGTTTTGTAAATATGTTTTCTatttacatttaatattttattttgtttcaaattgaTCCATTATATAAGAGCGTATACGAgcctaaaaatgtaatttttagaACTACCACATCAAATTTATTTAGCATTATCAGTTTgtgtttaaatatatatttagttttgcGCTAAAAATACATGCATAAATTAGGCATTGACTTAGTGGTTAGAGCCTCCTCCATGAACCTCTATGTTTTGGGTTCAAATCATGCTTAggacattttaaaatttttggttgaaataTTAGCAGCTTCAGTttaaataagatatatattaaattttgcaCTTTTACTAATGATTCGGCTTGTAGCTTAGTGGGAAGGATGTTGTCCATTATGCTCTAGgtcttgggttcaaatcccacatttgacattttcatatttctcttctcatttccacATTAGCAGCTTGTGGGTCCACTTGATGAGGTGTCAAAGGTCCACGTCAGCTCCGTTTGctgactcatatattttttaacggaagttgacggcaggggcttatcactatatattattttctcattaggggcttattcccaagaaaaaaatttgtaggggcttaaaccaaaggacccctattttataggggcccccaacatatttaagccaagttaaaacaacaaaatatcaggaacgaagggagtaagaaataagaactagcaatGGAGATGTTCTAAACTGTTTGAACTTAtcttaaaataaattatgaatAAGTGCTTACAACCATAAAATCTTAATTGGAAGAGATTCCTAAACACACCCATGATTGGTAGAGATTCGCAGGAAGTTGTTCCGTGCTATAAGACATTTTTCTTaacaaaacattaaaaaaaagctTATTGTTACAAGAGACAAAAGaacaaaacatgaaaaataatgtaacattcaaattttaaaatatggtGTCAAATCACTCAAAAGTATACCTTCtgaagaataaaaataaaatctctCAAGTTCCTCAGAAAGTAACATGTGTAAGGATTCTTGCATTTCATAATTTCTTCTTTCATAATGCATGGCACAACTCATTCTTTTTCTAAAACTAAGGGGAGGTTATCCCAAACAAGTGAAGGGTTTATCATGGCCCAGACCCTTTTTCTTCACTTTCTATTCTTCCAGACAAAAACCTTCTCCCAAACAAATTCTAAGTAACCTAAAGCCAATAAGAACCAAGTTGATATCCCTTTTAAAACATTTCAAGCACATGATATAGTTATAAAACATTTCAAGCACATGAAATAGTGTAGAGTGAGAACTGAGAACAAACAAACTCTGCAAGAAAATATACTTAACAATATTTGGTCACGAAACCTGACTTTCTATGCAAATATCCGGCACTCTTTCAATTTTCTCTATATTTTGTATAAGCAAAAAGGAACTGAAAACTCCATGATAAATTGAAAAGGTTCAAGGTAAAATTTTGTTATTCACAGACAAAATATAAACCGATTTCATCTTAGAAGAGAGTTGAGCTGATGAAAATTGTTGCTTTAACACCTTTCAAAGAAGCCCTCTTCTTCTCTTGTAATCACTAACTGTTAATGTCAGCGGATGCACCTTGCCATCATTTTCTGGGACTTGAAGTCCAGCAACTGCTTCAATTCTTTGTTTTCTGGCCATAAATGCTGCATAAACTCCTTTGGCACCACCAAACTTTTGGAGTGCGGATAATGATATTGGCAGCTCAAAATTGTGCAGCTCATTTGACTCTGTCCCTTGATCCACCGGAGCGCTTGTGTCTACCAACTTCCCAGCATCAGCAGCAGCTTCCAAAGCTGCAGCAGTAGCCACCATGCCAGTCTCCACTACCACTGCTGCTTTTGTCCCCTTGCTTCCGGTATCAGCCACTGCAGCGGCATCAGCAATAGTACTCCCAGCTGCAGCTTCTTCACCAGGTTTTGAAACATAGTAGTTCCTTGATCTAGTCCATCTCCTTGAAAAAGGATCATAACCTGCCTCCCCTGCTTTCAAATCCATGTTTGCTCGCTTCAATTGAGAAGCATTTTTGAAGTTCTCAAACCTGTTCTTTCTGTTCATTTCAGAAAGCCTTAAAGCCTTGGCATCCTTCTCCTGAGCTTTCCGGGACGCCTCCAATTCTTCCAGTCTTGTCTTGATCCTCTCCACTGCAGCTTCATCATGCTTACTTTGTGCTAATTCCATTTCCCACCTCAACCGATCCTTCTCGGCTGCAACATTTATCCGTCTCGATGAGGCAGATTTTTTCTCTTGTAACATCTGCTTCACAGTAGCTGCTGAGTAAACAAATGAGTTGATCTTTTGAATATCTTGTTTTTTCTCCAGCACATCTTTCTTCATCAGCATGTGTCCACCACTTCGCTCTACTTCCTTAACCCACTGCTTAAACTCCTCCTCGTGCGGAGCAGAATCGCTAACCATAGCCATTTGCCACCTTGCAGCAGAAGTTTCATTTCCCCAGACAACATTCAAGTACTTGTATGTACTCCTATTCTCAAATTTATACAGCCGGTCAGGATCCGAGGCATCAACATTTTTCACCATGCAGAGCCTGTAGATAGGCCCGGATTTGGACCTACCAATACCAACTCTCACAAAACAACCAACAATCAACTCCTCAAAGAAAGGCTCCATGAACCATTTTGCAAGCTTCGACCTAGGAATGgtgatttccttgatatcctcAAACGAAGGCCCTCCGAATCCAGATACTATCTTGTCATCATCGCTGTCAATAACCCCTCCATCTCCACCTCCAGCCAAACCCTCCTCATCACTGCTGGAGCTGCCTTCACTTTCACTACGGCTCGGGCCGCTAATACTGAAAGGTTTGCGCTTTGGTGACAACCCTGAACTTCTAGACAACTCACTTACAGTGACCTGTGCTTCGGAACCCAGCCGCCTCGACCGCTTCGCACGCAACTCATTCAACGCATCATCCTTGGCAGCAGACCTGTCAGCAGACCTACCGGACGACAATGAGGGAGGTGGAGTCTCCATCCTCGATGCACTTCTTGTCTTCCCCTTATCGCCGCGATTCTGTGTTAACTTCACCAACAAACCTTTATCATCCTTCTTGCTAGCCCTATCAGACAAAATCATCTCCCTTTGCAGCTCAGTCATCTCAGAAAGCTTCTTCCTATCACCATCATTCTTGTAAAGATCATCACCAACATCAGACTCATCACTGCTACTTCCACCCAAACCATCACCATCGCCATCACGATCATCTCTCTCAGTCAAATCCAATCTCTTTTTCAAAGGAACCTGCATGGCCGAGTGCTTTCCGGCCCGATAACTCCGCTCATCATccgaatcatcatcatcaccccCAGAATCAGAATCACTCCCACCATCAGATTCACCGCCTCGCCTCGAAGGCGGGAGAGAGTGCCGGTTCCTCCCCGCAGCCTCGAGAAGCAAATTTTCCAAATCCGCCATGACAagaaattaacaaataacaaccctgtttgtttgtttgtacaACAGGAATTCATAATCAATCAAAGTCACATTCAAATTCAGAAGCATTCAAAAATTGAAGAGAGTGAACAGAATAATCAGCATAGGTAACAAGCAATGGCACATTTGAAATATGATTCTATTGTACATTACAAATTTCAGTGTGCATTATTACAGTGAGATAGTGAAGACTTACAGTGAAAGGAGAATGAAAAGCGGTGAAGAAATCGGTTGGAGATGACGGCGGAGCAATGTGGAGGTTGGTTGGTTAGTTCGCGGCGGAGCAGAAGAACCCTAAGAAACCCTGACGGTGTCTCCGACTGAGAGAGAGAGGAATTGGCGCACTTGTACACTGACTGGACTCGTTTCAGCTTCTGGAAAACGTTTCACTTTTTTATTGACCAAGTTATAAAAATACTACTAGGAATATAGAAATCAAAATAatgatattaataataaaaaaagtaaaaaaatattttaatttttaaagatcattaaatttttataaaGTGTTTAACAATTCAATATAAAagtgtttagtttttttttataggcaaatgttagtggttagttgttaataAGTTAGAAAAGCCCTTTAAAGTTCCCTTCCAAGATTCGAACCCTGTACCTTGCTCTCCCCACCCTTAGAGCAACTCTAATGCCTTGCTCTTATTTGGGCTCTTATACACTATTCTACACTATTTATGTGTCACATCAGATTTAAGAGTCTGCTAAGagcctgaagcagattttgTTCCAATGTATGggctcttaaattactattacaagggtcccacccgtgtcccaccatacagcattaaattataatatctattttcactcaatttagatttaaaatttaatactaaatcaatattataattaaatttaattatttccttttaatttccttaatactataattaaatattaatgtttgggttgaaagtaaaaaaaaatattgggcTGATCAATGAGTCCAAagatgatttaaaaaaatagtccaaagataaaaaaaaactgtCCAGGCCGGTCAAACCAGCCCAAACGGACAAAAAACCGGCTCCAGCCGGTCAAAACCGGTCTGGAACCGGTCCACAACGGCTGGATGACCTGCTCAGCAGGTCACCCCCTATATAATGCTTTTTTCCTCTCTTCCTCACCCAAAACCCTAGCCGCTCCTACTCTCTCCTTCTCTCTGAAAACacgtcttcttcctcctctcttcatttcttcttctctcttcctctaaacctctccctttcttcctcctttcttctcccctcttcttcaccgccaccaaaacccaccaaatCGAGTGACCAccaccaaacacccaccacTGCAACCTAACCGCCACCAAACACCGCAACCAAAAACCCACCTCACCGCCACTGACCCACCACAAAACAACTCTCACCGCCACCAATTTTTCGCACATGCAAAACAATAGCAGTCCAGATCAATGTTTCAAGCTCTAGATCGGTAGTTCCAGTAGTAGATCGGTGACATGCAAGAACAGACCTCAGATCGGAgctatattgttttttttttcattgtaaaaatttaatctttgagaaattttcttcctttatctaatgaaaatgaaatgttgATTTTTTGTTGTTAATGGATGAATTTCTGGTAAAACTTGTGTCTCTGTTCATCTTATTTTCTCATTCTGTTATTGTTCCCTCGTTTTCTTGTTGATGGATGTGAGAgaagataataattttttaatgtaagAGCCCATAAAGCAAGAGCTCTTGCAGAAGAGCCTCTGCACTGTAGCTAAGAGCTTGAAGGCTCTCTCCAACGCACAGAAAAAATAAGAGCCGGCTCTTAAGCCCTCCAGCTGGGCTAAGAGCCCagcgttggagatgctcttatgtgccctaactcttaccatttgagctaACCATCGGGGACATAAAAGTGTTTAGTAATTGATGattatttttttcgttttttttttcaaaaaaaattatatttccttcttaaataatttattataatttttttaaattagtaatttattataattaaaagaCACCATTTGTGTAATTTATGGATTTCAAACTAGGTTttaatattaaaacttattatgAAAAGTATGACAAAGATAACTATGCCAacaaaaaattatcaatttttttaatgacaTACTACATTCTAGAAAAACCAAAATAAAGTTACATTATGAaacatctatctatatctatctatatatattagaaaagaacaacttctagcatgacgtgtcgctcccacatgccaagttagtgacgtgtcgctcccagattaattctcataaaaattattccacgtgtcaatttgttagaggatataattttcaattgatatatattttaattttatatattctaacctaattaattgatattactttagaagatataattttcaattgatatatgttttaattttatatattctaaaataattgattgatattattttaaaagataagatttggtcttttaatttattttaaatttatttttagaataaattgattaatttttattgaattttcgaattttttattaattcgggattttatgagtttttattgtgatttgctagattttgttagtttttatctatctttatttaataccatttttaatattagatttgattgggatttaggttgtttatttcttaattttattttaatttatcttatcatttattttaaatccagaaaatactttattttattttagattcacttttagagtatattaattaaattttcttaaatttttagatttttaattaattcaggattttatgagtttttattgtgatttgctagacttggtagtttttatctatctttatttagtacctttttaaattttagatttgattagaatttaggttgtttatttcttaattttatcttattatttatttaattttacttccaggaaatattttattttattttacatttatttatagagtataataattaatttttattgaatttttgaatttttaattaatgcaggattttatgagtttttattgtgatttgctagattttgatagtttttatctatctttatttattatttatttaattttaatttcatgaaatattttattttatttttgagttacatatagagtataaatgaatttttatggtatttttattgagttttaatatttttatttaattcaggattttatgagttttttattgtgatttgctagattttggtagtttttatctatctttatttagtacctttttaaagtttagatttgattaggatttaggttgtttatttcttgattttatcttaatttatcttattatttatttaatgctaattctaagaaaagggagttgatttggtgctgagggtccacaaagc
This is a stretch of genomic DNA from Lotus japonicus ecotype B-129 chromosome 1, LjGifu_v1.2. It encodes these proteins:
- the LOC130730470 gene encoding protein RTF1 homolog; the encoded protein is MADLENLLLEAAGRNRHSLPPSRRGGESDGGSDSDSGGDDDDSDDERSYRAGKHSAMQVPLKKRLDLTERDDRDGDGDGLGGSSSDESDVGDDLYKNDGDRKKLSEMTELQREMILSDRASKKDDKGLLVKLTQNRGDKGKTRSASRMETPPPSLSSGRSADRSAAKDDALNELRAKRSRRLGSEAQVTVSELSRSSGLSPKRKPFSISGPSRSESEGSSSSDEEGLAGGGDGGVIDSDDDKIVSGFGGPSFEDIKEITIPRSKLAKWFMEPFFEELIVGCFVRVGIGRSKSGPIYRLCMVKNVDASDPDRLYKFENRSTYKYLNVVWGNETSAARWQMAMVSDSAPHEEEFKQWVKEVERSGGHMLMKKDVLEKKQDIQKINSFVYSAATVKQMLQEKKSASSRRINVAAEKDRLRWEMELAQSKHDEAAVERIKTRLEELEASRKAQEKDAKALRLSEMNRKNRFENFKNASQLKRANMDLKAGEAGYDPFSRRWTRSRNYYVSKPGEEAAAGSTIADAAAVADTGSKGTKAAVVVETGMVATAAALEAAADAGKLVDTSAPVDQGTESNELHNFELPISLSALQKFGGAKGVYAAFMARKQRIEAVAGLQVPENDGKVHPLTLTVSDYKRRRGLL